The Bacteroidetes Order II. bacterium genome contains the following window.
AGCCAGAGGCACAATTATTGAAAAGTATGAAGTTATTTCCTTTTTGGGCGCTGGCGGTATGGGTGAGGTCTATAAAGCACAACGACATGGACATATTGAACAAGTTGTTGCGTTAAAGGTTTTTCGCCAGCAATTCGACTCCATCAACTTGGCAAAGCATTTTGAACAAGAACAAAAGTTCCTCGCACGGCTCAATCATCCACATATCGCTCACTTCATAGATGCCGGACAAACACTGTTAGGACAACCCTATCTGGCTATGGAATTGGTACTAGGGATACCAATAACTGATTATTGCGATGCAAAACACCTAAATTTAACGCAACGATTATTGCTTTTCTTACAAATTTGTGAAGCACTACAATATGCACACCAGCAACAAATTATTCATCGAGACATAAAGCCAGCCAATATTCTAGTAACCGAAGGCGGTCAGGTGAAAATATTAGACTTTGGCATCGCCCGTTCTTTAGAAGAAGAAAAACCCTCACAAACCCTTCAATGGCTATTTACCCCCGATTTTGCGAGCCCGGAGCAGTTTAAGCAAGAAACCCTTACGCCGGCATCGGATGTGTATAGCTTGGGGATTTTATTGTTTGTTTTGCTCGTAGGACAACGACCATATCGTTTAGAACAGGCCGCACCGTTCGTGTTGTGGCAAGTCTTTCAGCAAACTCCCTTCCCGAAACTGCACCAAGCCGTTTGGCAAACTTTTGGAGCCGTTTCCCACGACCCCTTCAGGGTAGCCACCCAACGAAGTACCACACCAAGAAAATTGACCAAAGAAGTGAAGGGGGACTTAACACGAATTGTTGATAAAGCGGCATCACGGGATGTAAACAACCGATACGCTTCGGTACAAGCCTTGGCCGATGACATCTCCCGCTTTATCGCTCAAAAGCCCATTCAAGCAAGACCTCCGGGAATTGGGTATCGGATCCACCGATTTGTAAACCGCCACTTTGCCCCTATCGCCGCAGTTTTGACCGTTCTGGTGCTTACCAGTCTGGGCTTTGCTTATTTTCTTTATCAAGAGGCACAAAAGACACAAGCCAAATTCGCAGAAAACCAAGCCATTCAACAATTCATCACCTCATTTCTTTTTGATGACCAATTGGGCATCAATAGTGGTTTACAGCTCGATTCATTGCAGACCCAAAAATTTCTAAACCTTGCTACGTTTAGAATCGAGAAAGACCTTCAAAAGATACCCCGTGCCCAACTTAGCGTTTGGCGGTCGTTGATAGACTTCGCCCTGCAAAGACGACTCTTTGGGGAAGTAGAAAACATGATGGCGCGTCTTGAACCCCAAATGGCGCGTTATCCGGATCTGATGGCCGGACTTTTAGGACAAAAAACAGTTTTATCTATTTACAAAGGCCATCCACCCCGGAAGTCACTGGCATATGTAGCGCAGGCCAAACAATTATTGGCCCAATACCCAAATCCTGAAATTGCCACCGAAGTAATGATCGCCGAGGGGGTACTACGGGGTGAAAGTGGCGAATGGCAGAGCGCCCAACATCTATTGGAACACGCATTACAAAATCGTCGAGCGGGGTGCGTAAGCGGGCCTTGCATCGGCACATTCAATGTATTGCAGCATTTGGGGGATTTGTGGAGCCATCAGAAACAGTATAACAAAGCATTGCCCTATTATCAGGAAGTCTTACAAGCCCTCAAAAATAGGTTAGGGGAAAATCATGTTTTGCTTGTGGTCCCAAATGCCAATATGGGGTCTTTGCTGACCCAATTAGGGCACTATGAACGTGCAAAAATACACTATAAAGAAGCATTGCGCATCAATGATTTGCATTTCCAATCCACACACGACGACCGCCAGATGATCCTTCTGGGGATGGCAAGCGTAGAAAGCAGGCAAGGGCATAAAGAACGTGCCCTCACGCACTTCCAACAAATTCTGATGATTCAGAAGCAGGCTGCCGGAGAGGACTCCTTTCCTGTCGGGCTGACCTATAGAAAACTTGCCCAAACATATTTGGACCTTAACCGACCACAAGCAGCATTAGAACCAGCTACAAAATCCTTACATATTTTTGAAGAGAATTTTGGCCCCGTTCACCCCGAAACCCTTATCGCCAAATTGCTGGCAGCAGAAACCTATCTCTACAACAACCAACCCAAACAATCCGAAAAAATAATCCAGCAAATGCTCGGTTCCGAAACAAAGTGGATGCAACAAGAGCCACTCACTTCTGCAAGGGCTACATTGCTATTGGGCTGGATAATGGTGGCCATGCAAAAACATCCTGAAGCCAAACAGATTGTGGAAACATTAAGGCCGTTTTTTGAAAGAAAAATGGTGTTTCCAGCTGAGTTAGAGGGCGATTGGGAGTGTTTCCAAGGCATTCTACTTCGCAACGAGAACCCATCTGCCGGTGGAGCACTTTTGGAAAAAGGCAGACAAAAATGGGTGCTTGTCCGCTGGAAGAATCATGCCTTTGGCCATTTTTTAGATCGTCTGTGAAACAAACGAAAGCGGGAGTACCTCTATGGCACTGTCGTGCCTTGAACCCGTTTTCTATTGAAGTACCCATCTTACGTATTGCCCTTCTCTGTGCAAATCCCGTAAACACGGCGACCTTATAACGCTTTTACGTCATGTATAAAGGGGTGGGAAGCAGGTATTTTTTACCCGTCAACCCAAAACCTCAAATCAATTAATTACAACATCTTATGAAACACATGACCAAATGCACCGCCGTACTATATTTACTCCTTGTACTGGCATTTAGCCCGCTCTTCACACAGACCAATCAAATCGAATTTACCCCCACAAAGGGAAAAGCCTGTTATGATAACAATAGTGCGCTGGATGGATGTCAAACCCTGACGATTTTAAAACTTGGAGGAACGTTCGATCAAAAAAACGATGTACTCACCCTCTCGGCTTTCAACATGGATCCCGTAATGCTGGATGGCGGCAACGTTAAAATTGCCATGACCATGAGCGAGACCGGCACGCGTAGTTTTGATTCGGATACTGGTAAATACAACCTCGGAAAATCTTGCAAAATACCTGCAACGCTTAACCTGACAACCGAAACCAGCGGTAGTCTGACAGGAAAAAGGTTTCCTGCAAACCAACTTTCCAGCTCGTTGAAGTATGTGGACAATACGTTTGTAATCCAATCGCCCGTATCGGGAAGCGATTGCGGCCTCTACACAACGCTCATCGGTGGGGCAACGCCTACCAAATCTGGTACTATGTCTATTTTTTGGTTCGAGATGAATGGCGTTGTTACGCCACCCCCGCAGGAAGCCTTGTTGTAGAAGTAGAAAGCAATAATACGGCCAGCACAGCCACCAAATTTTCTTCGGTAACCAATACAATTGAAGGCACAACGAATACAGCGGATCCAGATTATTACTCCATCCTCTTGAATGCCGGACAAACCGTGACGGTGGAATACACCATTACCACGAAAAAAACTACCACATATAGCTGCAATCCCGAAAGCACAACCGATCCGAAAACTTCTACCAACTACAGTGGCGTAGCACTTATGATTGGCGGCTCTACATCATACACCTCTTCGGTCAATACCCAAAAAGGTTCTTGCCTACCAGCCTACAAAGAAGGGGTGAATGTAAAGGCTACCGACGTTACCACAACCACCTACACCCTGCGTAAATCATGGACGGCAAGTTCAAACAATCAAACCATAAACTTCTCGGTTCAAGGAACGATTTACAATGGATTTCCTACTTCCGGTACATATAGCCTGGCAATTTCGGTAAAGTAAGAATAGGCCTCTTCTCTAACACAAACGTTTTTGAGGACAGTCATCCGGCAAAAGGATCGCACTAAACGTGTCTTTTCCCAAGCCGGATGGCATTTTACGTAGTAAAAAACACCAACCACCTATCCAAAAATAGACCGGGCCTCTTGGTAGCAGATGGCATGCATACGCGCCGTTTCTTCAGCAGAAGCCGCATATCCGCCTGAGAGGGTGAGGCAAACGGGAATTTGTGCGGAATGCAGGGTTTCGAGAACA
Protein-coding sequences here:
- a CDS encoding serine/threonine protein kinase, with the protein product MISVTQTLGQLGPYLEQLVAAPPDERSQILVRFGQENPELKDTLSALLEAFLAHGDKVDALFAHFEDGKPEKETATSGGSLARGTIIEKYEVISFLGAGGMGEVYKAQRHGHIEQVVALKVFRQQFDSINLAKHFEQEQKFLARLNHPHIAHFIDAGQTLLGQPYLAMELVLGIPITDYCDAKHLNLTQRLLLFLQICEALQYAHQQQIIHRDIKPANILVTEGGQVKILDFGIARSLEEEKPSQTLQWLFTPDFASPEQFKQETLTPASDVYSLGILLFVLLVGQRPYRLEQAAPFVLWQVFQQTPFPKLHQAVWQTFGAVSHDPFRVATQRSTTPRKLTKEVKGDLTRIVDKAASRDVNNRYASVQALADDISRFIAQKPIQARPPGIGYRIHRFVNRHFAPIAAVLTVLVLTSLGFAYFLYQEAQKTQAKFAENQAIQQFITSFLFDDQLGINSGLQLDSLQTQKFLNLATFRIEKDLQKIPRAQLSVWRSLIDFALQRRLFGEVENMMARLEPQMARYPDLMAGLLGQKTVLSIYKGHPPRKSLAYVAQAKQLLAQYPNPEIATEVMIAEGVLRGESGEWQSAQHLLEHALQNRRAGCVSGPCIGTFNVLQHLGDLWSHQKQYNKALPYYQEVLQALKNRLGENHVLLVVPNANMGSLLTQLGHYERAKIHYKEALRINDLHFQSTHDDRQMILLGMASVESRQGHKERALTHFQQILMIQKQAAGEDSFPVGLTYRKLAQTYLDLNRPQAALEPATKSLHIFEENFGPVHPETLIAKLLAAETYLYNNQPKQSEKIIQQMLGSETKWMQQEPLTSARATLLLGWIMVAMQKHPEAKQIVETLRPFFERKMVFPAELEGDWECFQGILLRNENPSAGGALLEKGRQKWVLVRWKNHAFGHFLDRL